In Desulfurellaceae bacterium, the DNA window GTCATGATTTCGGAGTCCCGCACCATCCAGGTCAGCATGTCGGTCGAGTAGGTGCCAGGGGTGATGAACTTGATGTGGGCGCCGCCGTCGGACACACCCGGCAGGGTGTAGGGTGACGCCATGATCTCGCGGTAGTTCTCCACGTCCTGGTTGAGCACCGGTCCGGCCCACTCGGTCTTGATGTTGTCGGCGACCGAAACGTCGAGCATGGCATCGATGACGTGCTTGCCTTCCTGCTCGGCAATCTGGGCGACCGACAGCCCCTCGTACTTGTCCTTGAGGGCCGAGTTGTGGACCTTGCGTGCGATGAACTCGGTCAGCTCGCCAAACAGGAAGTCACGCGACTTGGTGCCGGCGTCGTACTCTTCGCGCATGATCTGACGCAGACGCGGGTCGGCCAGCTTGACCCGCTTTTCCTCAGCCGTTCCGGTCGTCGCCTCGCGCCACGCCTCACTGTCGTCAAACAGGTTCCAGTCCTCAAAGGTGATCCGGTTGGGCGCTCGGGCCGTTGCCGCCTGCCCGAAGATCTGGGTGCCCTTCTTGTTGGCTTCGGCCAGCCAGCGCAGCTGAGCCCGGTAGACATACGGATATTTGTCATTGACGGCAATGGCGTTGAACAGGACCGAACAGCCGCTCTCCTCGGACAGCAGGGCGTTGAAATCAAAGTCGTTGTGCATGCCGGCTCGGGGATCATCGACCCCGACCGTTGAGCGGGTGAACTGGATGCAGCCCTCACCGTTGCGCTGGCCCAGCCCCTTGGCCATGGCCAGATAGAACTCGTCCGGCAGCATGTCGGTGATCATCGGCGTGCCGTCAAAGTCACGCTGAACCGACGACGAGCCACCCGGAACCAGCTGCTGGGACGACCAGCCGTTGGCGCCGGCATCCATCGCCTCGTGCATCAGGCGGACGATCTCCTGGGTTTCCTTTTCGTTCGGAAAGCGCTTTTTGGCCTCCTCAAAGCTGCCCAGGGCGTAGGCGACGGCCGGTCCCAGCGGGAACAGGTGGGAGACGTTGATGCCCTTGGGCAGGGCGTCGATGCAGTCCATATACTGGGGAAAGGTTTCCCAGTCCCAGGCCATGGATACCTGCATCGGTTCCATCGGGATGGCTTCGTTGCGGGACAGGGCCAGCATGGCCCGCTCGGTATCCTTGGGATGCACCGGGGCAAAGCCGAAGCCGCAGTTGCCGATGGTGACCGAGGTCACGCCGTGCCAGCTGGAGATGGTCAGATACGGGTCCCAGTGCAGCTGGGCATCGTAATGGGTGTGCAGGTCGATACCGCCCGGGGCGACAATCAGCCCCCTGGCGTCCAGCACCTTTTTGGCATCGCTGGTGTTCAGACGGCCGATTTTGGCAATCTTCCCATCCTTGATGCCGAGGTCACCCTTGTAGCGCGGGACACGGGTGCCGTCGATAATGGTGCCATCTTTGATAATGACATCAAATTCAGCCATAACTCCCTCCTTGTTGAGATGGTTGTGTTGCGATTTTTCGTCAGCATGGACCACTCGACCCGAGACTGTCAAGTGCTGAGCGAACGTTCATTCTTCACGCGACGCTAGACGATTGGGCCGGACTGGCAGGCTTCCAGCAGGGTGTACAAATCCTCGGGCTCGGCGTTGCCCCAGTCGGCCGCCTCGTGGGGATTACGGCCCATTTCCTTGACTGCGGCAATGGCGTCGGTGACCGGCAAGCCGCGACCGGAGATCAGCCACGCGGCCAGGATTTGGCCGGCCCGCCCGCGTCCGCCCTGACAGTGGACGACGACCGGCTGGCCGGTGTGGTCCGACTCCTTGAGAAAGGGCAGGATACGTTCTTTGAGCAGACCCACGTCACACAGGTGATAGTCGGCGATCGGCGCCCAGCACACATTGTCCGGCCCGAACTCTTCCCCGTACGTGGCCAGCAGGTCTACCCGGTAGGCGCGGAGTTGGTCCTGGTGCAGCAGGCAGCACACGCGCCTGATGCCCTGCTCCTTCATGTAGGCCACCCACTGACCGATGCGCAGGGCCGACAGGGCAGGTCCCTGAGAGCCGAATACGACCGTTTCGGTATGGCAGGCTGGGGAAAGACGAAATTTCGGCATGTCCATCCTCAATTAGAGCGTTCCTGTACCGGCCAGATGCCAAGGGCGGCTGACCGATAAAATCACCCGGTAGGCTGTCATCGTTCTTCCCTCCTTATTTAGTTGCCCGTGCTCTTGCGGTTGGTGCCCAAAGCCGATCCCCTCTCCCCTTTACTCCTTTTGTTCCCTTTGGGGCAAGGGAAACCCCACCTCAGGAAAACGACACAAGGGCAGCTCTTCAGGACCGCCAAAAGGCACGCTGATGTCGCGATCAGGGAAGTCTTGACTTTTGCCCTGCCCCGGGAGTATGGCGGAGGTAAGTATACAGAGAAAGGAGACGCAGTATGGCAACACAGGATTTTGAGGTGCAACAACTCCTCAAGGCGTATCGGAAGGGGCTGATTTCGGACGAGCTGTTCGAGGCCCAGATGAATGAACTTGGCGCCGCCAACGGGGCGGGCGGTCTGGACGTGGCCAACGTGTTCGATTTCAAGGACCAATCGGTCCAGAAGCTCCAGGAAACCGAACAGAGCCAGACGGTGGTGTTCAATCTGCCGGCCAACTACAGCAACGACACCGAGAACACCCACAAGGGTGACCAGATCATCTATGTGATTGACGGTGGAGCAACCGCTCGAGTGTCGGGCAAAGAGCAGGATCTCAAGGCCGGCGACGTGCTGATGATTCCGGCCGGCGCGCCGCATACCCTACGCACCGGCAGCGACCCGTTCTTCGGCTTCACGATTCTGGCCCCGCCTGAACTGTAGCCTCCCCGCCGTCCGAGTCGCTTGGGGGAGTCCGGACAGAGTCGGGGGGGGGGACCAGACAAGGAGGGGGTTATGACAGACACATACAGGATCATCTCCTCGGACAATCACATTTTTGAGCCGGCCGACCTGTGGGCGACGCGGGTTGAGGCCAAGTGGCGCGAGCGCGCCCCCCAGGTGCGGCGTCTCGACGACGGGGGCGACTGGTGGTTCTGCGACGGTCGCAAGGTCATGGGCGCCTTTGCCGGAGCCCAGACCGGCCGGCGGTTTGAGGAGCCCGAAAAACTGAGCAGTGCCGATACCATGGACAACGTCCGGCCCGGCGGCTACCTGCCGGAGGAGCACGTCAAGGATATGGAGCTGGACGGGGTGGACGGCGGGGTGATCTATCCGACGGTCGGGCTGCTGCTGTTTACCATGTCGGACAGCGAACTCATGACGGCCATCTTCCGCGCCTACAACGACTGGCTGGCCGAGTTCTGCAAACCCTTCCCGAATAAGCTCAAGGGCATCGCCATGCTCGACATTGACGATCTGCCGGCCGGCATCAAAGAGCTGGAGCGCTGCGCCAACATGGGCCTGGCGGGAGCCATGATCACCTGTTACCCGCGCGAGGGACAGACCTACGATTCACCCGAGTACGACTCGCTGTGGGCTGCGGCCCAGGATCTGGGCATGCCGCTCGGCCTGCACATCGGCACCAATCGGCCCGGCCCGGGTCAGACCTTTGTGTTCGACGAGTTGACGCCGGCCTTTCTGGCCAACGCCGACTACTGGGTCCGCATGTCGCTGGCCCAGATGATCTACAGCGGTGTGTTCGCCCGCTATCCCAAACTCCAGGTCGGTGCGGTCGAGATGGAGCTGTCGTGGGTGCCTCACTTCATTGACCGGCTCGACTATAACTACACCCAGCGCGCCCGCGACCTGTTCAAGAAGGGCTACTGGGACCGCTATCCGGGCGATATGCTGCCCAGCCAGTACTTCCACCGCAACGTGTTCCTCGGCTTTCAGGAGGATGCCCTCGGTATCCAGCACCGCCACATCATCGGGGTGGACAATCTGCAGTGGGGCTCGGACTATCCGCATCCCGAGGCGACCTTCCCCCGCACCCGCCAGATTCTGGAGGATATCCTGGCCGGCTGCACCGAAGAAGAGAAGGCCAAGATCGCCGGCGGGAACGCCGCCCGGGTGTATCATTTCGACTGAGCTGTTCGTTTTTCGTTCCCAACACACAGGAGGGAGTCATGGCACAGTTTGACACGCTGATTAAAGGCGGCACGGTTATTGACGGAAGTGGGGTCCCGCGCTACCGCGCCGATGTTGGTATCAAGGACGGCAAGATCGCCCAAATCGGGCGTCTCAAGACCAGCGACGGCGGTCGGGTGCTGGACGCCAGCGGGCTGATTGTCGCGCCGGGCGCCATCGACCTGCACACCCACTATGACGCCCAGATCCACTGGGATCCGTATCTGAGCATCGGCAGCTGGCACGGCGTGACCTCGGTCACCATCGGCAACTGCGGCTTTGGCTTTGCACCCGTGCATGGCAAGGATGCCGAGCGGGCCATGCTGTCGATGTCGCGCAACGAGGCGATTCCCTTGGCCCCGATGAAGGAGACGATGGCCTTTGACTGGGAGACCTTCCCGCAGTGGATGGACCATATCGACACCCTGCCGCTGGGGGTCAACATCTCACAGCTGGTGCCGATTACGCCGCTGGTCGCCTACGCCATGGGCGGCTATGAGGAGTCCAAGAAGCGCCTGCCGAACGACAGGGAGATGCAGAAGGTCTTGCAGATGTTCCACGAGGCCATGGACGCCGGGGCGGTCGGCTGGGGCGCCCAGCGCCTGTTCCCCGAGGGCATGGCCTCGGTCCAGCGCGACTATGACGGCTCGCCCATGATTTCGGACGTGCTGTCCGACGAGTTCTACCTGACCATGGCCAAAGCGCTCGGTGAGCGCAACGCCGGCTGCATCCAGTACACCCAGGCCAGCGCCAGCATCCACGATCCGACCAAGGGGCCGCAGTACGACTTTGCCTTCAACGTCAAGCTGGCCGAGGAGAGCGGACAGCCGGTGCTGTTCAACGCGGTGGCGGTCAACGACCAGTATCCCGAGGTGTTCCAGTCGCAGCTCAAGTGGCTGGAGGAGGCCAATAACCGGGGCGTCCGGGTGTTCGGCCAGGGCGTCACGGTGCGCCTGCCGCTGGAGTTCACCTTTGAGGACTGGAACCTGTTCGACAACAGCGAGGTGTGGCGCGAGGCGACCCTGGGGACCGTCGAGGAGAGAAAGGCCAAGCTGGCCAACCCCGACATCCGCCGGGCGATGAAGGAGGAGTACGACTCGGGCCAGGTGCCCATCGACCTGTTCGGGGAAATCCCGACCTTTATCGCCAAGAAGGTCCGCCGGCCCGATCTGGAGGAAAAGTACGAGGGCTTGTCGGTCGGCCAGATCGCCGAGATGGAGAATAAGCACGTGCTCGACGCGCTGCTCGATCTGTCGGTCGCCGACGATCTCAAGACCCAGTGGCGCACGCCCGTCCTCAACGTCAGTGAGGAGAACTCCAGGAAGATGATGGATTCGCCCTACGTCATGGCCGGTCTGTCCGACGGCGGGGCGCACATGAAGTTCATCACCGCCGGCATCTGGCCGACCGATCTGCTGACCTGGATGGTGCGCGACACCGGCATCCTGACTCTGGAGCAGGGCCATTACCGCCTGAGCGGTATGCCGGCCTGGGCCGCAGGCTTCAGGGACCGCGGCTACCTGCGCGAGGGACAGGCGGCCGACCTGATGGTCTATGACCTGGACAAGCTGAACATCCTGCCGACCGAGATCGTCGAGGATCTGCCGACCGGAGAGTGGCGCCGGGTGCAGCGTTCCGAGGGCTACCGCTGGATGTTGGTCAACGGCGAAGTCACCTTCGAGGACGGCGTGTGCACCAACGCCACACCGGGCGGCTTGCTGCGTCACGGCGCGGCCCGGTAAGCACAACTTGCGCAGACCGGGCTACGGCCCGGTCCAGACTCACAGGCTGAGAAGGATCGTTCTTCTCAGCCTTTTTTCGGGAGGAAGACATGGCAGACATTGATGACCTTGCCGGGACCTTTGAACAAATCGTGGCCGCGATCAACCGGCGCGACGCCGGTGCCTATTCGTCCTTTTGGCACGAGCAAATCGTCGCCTTCCCGCCCTTCTCGCCGTTTGCGGTGGAAGGAAAATCCACCCTGGTGCCGCTGGCCGAGGCGAACTTTGCCAACGCCGAGAGCCTGAGCCTGACGCCAATCAACCCCCAGTGCCGCGTTATCGGCAGTACGGGGATTGTGTGGGGCCACATGTCGCTGGCGGTCAAGCCCAAGGATGGCCCGCTGAGCGCAACGTTTGCGCGCTTCACCTTTATTTTTGCCAAGACTGACGGGAAGTGGCAGGAGGTGGCCATTCACGCCTCGCAGCTCCCGTCCGGCAGCTGACACTTGTGGGCGGAGAGGTCGCCATTAGCCATACTCGGCTGAAACCGCGCCATGGACGAGCAGGCTACAGATCGTGGAGGAGCAGGCGGCGCTGAGCGTGTGTTCTACGGCTGGTTCATTATCGCCATCCTGTTCTTCGTGTCGATCATCGACGGCGGCTTCACCTACACCTTTTCGACCTTTCTCAGGCCCCTGACCGAGGAGTTTGGCTGGTCGCGGGCGGAAACCGCTACCGCCTTCTCGCTGTACCTGCTGATCGGCGGGCTGGTGTTGCCCGGCTGGGGCTGGCTGGTCGATCACATCGGGGCCAGACGTGTCTTTCTGCTGAGCGCGGTGATCGACGGCGTGGCCCTGTTGTTCCTCAGTGCGGTCGAGAATCTGAGCAGCTATTACGGCTGGTATCTGCTCTTGGGCGTCGGCCTGGCCGGCATCGGTCCCATGCCGGTCGGCAAGGTCGTGACCCAGTGGTTTGTGACCAAGCGGGGCTTGGCCATGGGCATTGCCCTGGTCGGTGCCAGCGGTGGGGGGCTGGTCCTGGTGCCGCTATGCGGATTCCTGATCGCCGAGTTCAGCTGGCGGGTGGCCTATCAGGCCCTGGCCATCCTGTCGCTTGGCCTGATGTTGCCGCTCATCTGGTTCTTTGTGGTCAACACTCCCGAGGAGAAGGGCTTGCGGGCCATGGGGCAGAACGGCTCGGCCAGCGGGCTTGAGCCGGATGACACCCCGGCCGCGCCGGCGACCAGAGACTGGACGCTCAAAGAAGCCCTGTTCACCCCGACCTTCTGGCTGTTGGGCGTGGCCTTCTGCCTGGGGCTGATGGCGGCCGGGGCAGTCCACACCCACCAGGTCGCGTTTCTACAAGACACCGGACAGTCGCTTGAGCTGGCCGCGACGATTACCGGCGTCAGCCTGGGCATGAGCATGGTCGGGCGTTTTGCGGCCGGCTGGGTCAGTGAGCATTTCCCGCGTCCGCACTATATTTTGGCGGGGTGTCTGCTCATGCAGGCGGTCGGGACCGGCTTTCTGATGTATCTCGACCTCTTAGGGGCCTGGAGCCTGGCGCTGTTCATTCCCCTGTTCGGTCTGGGCTATGGCGGGATGATTGTGCTGTGGCCGCTGACCGTCGGCCATGATTTTGGTCGGCGGGCATTTGGGACCATCGCCGGGGTGCTGGGGACGATCGGCCTCAGCATCGGGGGCGCCTCCGGGCCGATCATCGCCGGCGCGATTTTTGACGCCCAGGGAAGCTATGACTGGGCGTTTGTGGGCTGCATCGGGCTGTTCATAGTTGGGGCCGGGGCGGCGCTGACGGCGCCGGAGCTGCGGGCCGACCGCCCGGCGTTCGTGCCCGGTTTGGGGAGCGAGCCCTAGCGCGTTTCACGTTAGACTGTAGCCCTGCCGTTCCGCTCTCGTCGGGCCGGACGTGATCCGGCATTCTCTGCTTCGACTTCGCTCCGCTCCGCTCAGCATGAACGGGCGGCCGTTCGTCCTGAGCGTAAGGCGCAACGCGCCTGAAGTCGAAGGGCTACACAGCATTGTGAAGTGCCCTAGGTAGTGGTGGAGCGCCGCAACAACTCGGCCAAGACTTCACCCTGCTGGCGGAGCGCCTGGCTCTGTTCCCGCTGGTTGGCCTCCATGATGTCGAGCTGCCGGTTGCGGATATTGGAGGTTTTGTTCATCATCCACAAGCCGCCGATAATCACCAGCAGCTGACCGAAGC includes these proteins:
- a CDS encoding amidohydrolase family protein, whose amino-acid sequence is MAEFDVIIKDGTIIDGTRVPRYKGDLGIKDGKIAKIGRLNTSDAKKVLDARGLIVAPGGIDLHTHYDAQLHWDPYLTISSWHGVTSVTIGNCGFGFAPVHPKDTERAMLALSRNEAIPMEPMQVSMAWDWETFPQYMDCIDALPKGINVSHLFPLGPAVAYALGSFEEAKKRFPNEKETQEIVRLMHEAMDAGANGWSSQQLVPGGSSSVQRDFDGTPMITDMLPDEFYLAMAKGLGQRNGEGCIQFTRSTVGVDDPRAGMHNDFDFNALLSEESGCSVLFNAIAVNDKYPYVYRAQLRWLAEANKKGTQIFGQAATARAPNRITFEDWNLFDDSEAWREATTGTAEEKRVKLADPRLRQIMREEYDAGTKSRDFLFGELTEFIARKVHNSALKDKYEGLSVAQIAEQEGKHVIDAMLDVSVADNIKTEWAGPVLNQDVENYREIMASPYTLPGVSDGGAHIKFITPGTYSTDMLTWMVRDSEIMTLEEAHFRLSGLTSWAARIKDRGTLREGMAADVIVYDLENLKILPSEVTHDLPANEWRRVQKAEGYRWIMVNGEVTFEDGQCTNATPGALLRNGVAA
- a CDS encoding MFS transporter, which produces MFYGWFIIAILFFVSIIDGGFTYTFSTFLRPLTEEFGWSRAETATAFSLYLLIGGLVLPGWGWLVDHIGARRVFLLSAVIDGVALLFLSAVENLSSYYGWYLLLGVGLAGIGPMPVGKVVTQWFVTKRGLAMGIALVGASGGGLVLVPLCGFLIAEFSWRVAYQALAILSLGLMLPLIWFFVVNTPEEKGLRAMGQNGSASGLEPDDTPAAPATRDWTLKEALFTPTFWLLGVAFCLGLMAAGAVHTHQVAFLQDTGQSLELAATITGVSLGMSMVGRFAAGWVSEHFPRPHYILAGCLLMQAVGTGFLMYLDLLGAWSLALFIPLFGLGYGGMIVLWPLTVGHDFGRRAFGTIAGVLGTIGLSIGGASGPIIAGAIFDAQGSYDWAFVGCIGLFIVGAGAALTAPELRADRPAFVPGLGSEP
- a CDS encoding cupin domain-containing protein gives rise to the protein MATQDFEVQQLLKAYRKGLISDELFEAQMNELGAANGAGGLDVANVFDFKDQSVQKLQETEQSQTVVFNLPANYSNDTENTHKGDQIIYVIDGGATARVSGKEQDLKAGDVLMIPAGAPHTLRTGSDPFFGFTILAPPEL
- a CDS encoding amidohydrolase codes for the protein MTDTYRIISSDNHIFEPADLWATRVEAKWRERAPQVRRLDDGGDWWFCDGRKVMGAFAGAQTGRRFEEPEKLSSADTMDNVRPGGYLPEEHVKDMELDGVDGGVIYPTVGLLLFTMSDSELMTAIFRAYNDWLAEFCKPFPNKLKGIAMLDIDDLPAGIKELERCANMGLAGAMITCYPREGQTYDSPEYDSLWAAAQDLGMPLGLHIGTNRPGPGQTFVFDELTPAFLANADYWVRMSLAQMIYSGVFARYPKLQVGAVEMELSWVPHFIDRLDYNYTQRARDLFKKGYWDRYPGDMLPSQYFHRNVFLGFQEDALGIQHRHIIGVDNLQWGSDYPHPEATFPRTRQILEDILAGCTEEEKAKIAGGNAARVYHFD
- a CDS encoding amidohydrolase family protein; protein product: MAQFDTLIKGGTVIDGSGVPRYRADVGIKDGKIAQIGRLKTSDGGRVLDASGLIVAPGAIDLHTHYDAQIHWDPYLSIGSWHGVTSVTIGNCGFGFAPVHGKDAERAMLSMSRNEAIPLAPMKETMAFDWETFPQWMDHIDTLPLGVNISQLVPITPLVAYAMGGYEESKKRLPNDREMQKVLQMFHEAMDAGAVGWGAQRLFPEGMASVQRDYDGSPMISDVLSDEFYLTMAKALGERNAGCIQYTQASASIHDPTKGPQYDFAFNVKLAEESGQPVLFNAVAVNDQYPEVFQSQLKWLEEANNRGVRVFGQGVTVRLPLEFTFEDWNLFDNSEVWREATLGTVEERKAKLANPDIRRAMKEEYDSGQVPIDLFGEIPTFIAKKVRRPDLEEKYEGLSVGQIAEMENKHVLDALLDLSVADDLKTQWRTPVLNVSEENSRKMMDSPYVMAGLSDGGAHMKFITAGIWPTDLLTWMVRDTGILTLEQGHYRLSGMPAWAAGFRDRGYLREGQAADLMVYDLDKLNILPTEIVEDLPTGEWRRVQRSEGYRWMLVNGEVTFEDGVCTNATPGGLLRHGAAR
- a CDS encoding nuclear transport factor 2 family protein; its protein translation is MADIDDLAGTFEQIVAAINRRDAGAYSSFWHEQIVAFPPFSPFAVEGKSTLVPLAEANFANAESLSLTPINPQCRVIGSTGIVWGHMSLAVKPKDGPLSATFARFTFIFAKTDGKWQEVAIHASQLPSGS
- a CDS encoding dual specificity protein phosphatase family protein, with the protein product MPKFRLSPACHTETVVFGSQGPALSALRIGQWVAYMKEQGIRRVCCLLHQDQLRAYRVDLLATYGEEFGPDNVCWAPIADYHLCDVGLLKERILPFLKESDHTGQPVVVHCQGGRGRAGQILAAWLISGRGLPVTDAIAAVKEMGRNPHEAADWGNAEPEDLYTLLEACQSGPIV